A region of the Anolis carolinensis isolate JA03-04 chromosome 1, rAnoCar3.1.pri, whole genome shotgun sequence genome:
aggtgtatccatcatcttcacagagcgatgggtcatgcacatgtagaggtgctcagaaagactttagaaatatgcacagatttcCAACCGAaacctcatctgctggagtgtgtttgtccagtgctgtttttccacaccgggagacagtctggaggaggtgaagaccgggatggtgaattcttGGAATACACTCTGctaccccatcatcccctgacacagtatgcatgggaatttgttcatagttttttaaaaaaccatagtctggccctccaacggtctgtttaaaacgtttggggaTCCCTGTTGTAGACAAAGAGCAACTTTACACATGTATGTACTTACATATCTCTCAAATTGTTAATTAACGAGATATGACCTGACAGGCATTACTTTCAGTACGACCCTAAAATGGACAGGGATAACTTGACTAAGATCAACAAGGAGATTCCTGTTCAGATTCCTTTCTTTTCAAAAGCTGCAATGCATGGATTTCAAAAAAAGGATTTTTCAATGACTGGTGACTAGCCTTATGTAAATTCTTTCCTGGAACATTGCCAGTAGGTATATTTTTGTATTCCTTTCACAACCTTGTCAAATGTGACTATTTTAAGGGCTGTTCTTATAATGTCTGATGCTCTTCAGCAACTTTACTGTCAGAATGTCAAGctcttctgtttttaattttttttaaaaaaaaaaagcttggtgTTATTGTAGAAGGTATACACAGTTAAGAAATACGAACTTACAGTGATACAATATAGAAAGCCAGTATTCACAGATAAAGCAATCTTGGAAACATGTGATGGTTGATGAACCCGCTTCAGTTCTTGCATTcttacaaaatattttaataattttaactcCATATATATTCCACAAAATGCTTCACACCATTTGGTTAATTATTTTCATTTGTGTCCATTTTTTTCTGAACTCAGGATAGACACATTCAACAACTAAACAGAATGCTACACCCATCAAACACGTGAAACTTAACCTTCAATTGAAGCTACAACTTTATTAAAATCTGCCTTTAATGAATGTTGcaagtattaaaaatattttatcgaTCATTCTGATTTCAATTACTCTTAGTCTGATTATACTACTTACAGCATGTTTCTGCCAACACTCCCTCAAGACAGGCCTCTTCTTTTTATGTACAACAACTTCCTGCATATCTTCAAGAGAAGGATGCTGGCCCACTTCTTCCTCAAAAGGTAACATATATTCATCCACTGGCCCtgcataataacaacagtaacaacagttGTGTTGGTCAGAATCTTATATGGGAGATGCATAACCCCTGTAGTTATGGTGCCATGTTACTGTGAGGCTGATTTCTCCCAATGAAATCTGATAATATAAGGATGGGAAAAATCCCTTGAAAAATGAATGCTtcaaaaattcttttaaaaaacacacacacaccgggTTTGCAAGCCAATTACCAGTTCACAAGGCTTTAAgggctataaataaacatttttctatatagaaaaacatttttgtgcagaaatacaTTCTTTGTATAAAAAATACATGCAGAGAGTAATACATTTTATGAAAAAAGCCACATCTATTACTGAGTAGACAAATACTTTCTGAAGTACAAAAACTCTTACAGTTCTCTAATGCCCGCTTGTATGTTTCCCAAATACTATAAACTCAGTTGAGACCAGCAAAGAACTATTTTTCCTGTCTCTAAAAATTGTAAAGTTTTTTACAACAGATTTTTCTATCTGCACTTACATATCAAAATTACTTAAAATATTGAAACGCCCGGCTACTGACAAAAAAGATACTTGAAAGATGCATcctgtataaatatattttatgacacatttTATGAGAAATGCAGGCATGATTTAACCCATCATACAGAAAAGTCTGAGCATGAAATATTTCCACCACATATTTCAAAAACAGCTTTACTTACCATCTGATGCAGTACATCGTGATGCCAGTTCCCACAAGACTAGTCCCATGGCATACATATCTATTCTCAAAAATGCATCCCTTTGGAAGTTGATAGCACCTTCTAACACTTCGGGAGCCATGTATCTTCGGGTGCCAACCTGGTGGGGTGGAATAGCGACTTGAAATTAATGATCGGCAACACGAACTTCAATTACAAAACTATCTTTTAAAGTAATTGTAAGAAATGTCTTTTAGCACTTAACATTAAGTAATACTTTTCTTTAGGATAGCTTACCAtccaaacagaaaacatattCAATactttctaccaatgtaagctgTATTTTGAAGGTAATAGCTCTGGTGACCAGTATTATTTCTTAGAGGAACCCTCAACCCAGAAAAGTTACAATCACATAAGATAGCCTTCAACAGGAAGGTGTCAGTCAAAGTGACTGGAGATGTTTTTTCTGGGTTTTCAGTAATACTGAATAATAGCACCTTTTTACAGATTGAATGTTACCTTTGTATTGTAAAATGcattatatataatttgtatTGACATTACATTAACATCTTCAAGATATTCAAAGTTCAATTTATTCATAATGTAATTACAAACTcaagaatttaaaataaatatatatatttacaaatcTAACTACGAACTGCAAGCAACAACGTAGAACCTCTCTTTGGAAGAAAGAAACCCATCAACAGCACTAAAGAATCATTCTGTCTTCACTAGTTCTCCATATCAGACATAGAACACTCATTCCTATAAAAAGAACTGAGAACAGGAGATAAAGGACAGGAATTGTAATGATCCCATACTGTATACTGTCTTACATAAAGGTCTTCCTCCCACACAAgtgttaaaaatgatttttacagCAGTATATGTGTAACTACCTTGTCTTAAAAATTAAATTCATTGTCCTGATATAAAATATTCCATAAATGTTGTTTTCAACTtttctgaaaggaaaaaaaatcgcAAAAAGGATAGAtggcattttttgttttttggcccAGGTTTTTACACTTCTACAAGTGAGATAAAATCTCTGGTTTAAATCTGTGTGGAAAATTTCTATGTATTACTGGGAAGAAAGGTACATTCCCATTCAAATTTGAAAAGGAATACAAATAAAACTACCAAAATCAAATTGATCTTCTAGAAACTGATGGCATGATCACATCTAGGACATTGAGTACAATTATGTTTATTGCATGTGAAAAATAATATTGCAGGGATGGAAAAGGTGCAGAAAAAAGCAGCCAATATGATCAAGGGATTGGAACTATTAAGATAGGTTTGAGGTAATCTAGttagaaacaaatgcaataaACATCCCAAGTAAGTGGATACATGAAAAcataccgtttcccctaaaataagacatccccagaaaatgagacctagtagtggttttgttgaattgctaaatataaggcctcccccgaaagtaagacctagcaaagtttttgtttggaagcatgcccaacagacagaacactagagcatgcaggattggcaaatatatgtaccatagaattgttgtacatggaaataatggtagtaacaagaaattcttcataggattcacagtttggttattctggtttgtgatgataactactgtacagtatataataaaaatgttcatttttttgttcaacaataaatgtgaattcttcttcatggaaaaataagacatcccctgaaaataagacctagtgcatctttgggagcaaaaattaatataagacactgtcttattttcagggaaacacagtatgtaaAACTGCACATGGTGTGGGAAAAGCAAATagtggcattttttttctttctacattGCAATACCAGAACTTGGGTCATCCTCTGAAGCTGAATGGTGCAAGATTCAGTACAGAAAGAACTtaaactgtggaattcactgcccaagGTAAAATGATGGCTACCAATAAACAGTCATGGAAACTAGAGTCATCAACAGCTGTTAGTTAAGTTTACTGTATACTGCCTTCAATAATTTGGAGGCTCTATGCCTCTGTATGTCTGTTGGATACATGAAATGGAGTGTGCAGCTGTAGTAACGTTAAGCTTCTTATAGGCAACAAATTGGCCACCGTGTGAATGGAATGATGAACTAAACACTACAGGTCTTCCATCTGATCCAGCAAGTCTTTCCTGATGTTCCAATGAAAGACTTTGCCTCTATCCTGCATATTGCTAAGGATCTACTGGCTCTTAGTTCTAGAAGTTTTTGaaatgttaaacagcaaggcacATAACTGCGGCCACAAGGAAAGGTAATCAAAATTACAGGTAAATCGGCCTTGTAAATTCAAAATTGTTTGTAATAGAAAACAAGTATAAAATATGGCACCAATTACAAATTAGCTGGCTCTTTATACCCACCTGACCATGTGTATCGCCTGCTGACTTCCCAGCCTCAAATTTTAAAGCAAGGCCAAAGTCAGCAATACAAGCCGTAAGATTATTTTTCAGCAATACATTCTTGCTTTTAATGTCCctagaaaaaaaagaacaaaatcaatAATACCACACACAAAATTTAGACAGTTTTACAAAACAGCTGATTTTAGGACACGCTTAAGCCTCAACTTGGATTTGTTCATCAGCACTGTTAAGAGTAAGAATTTCTGCCATACATAATTCTATGTATTATACAAAAGTATTACTTCTGGTTAATACAGAACTCCATATCCCCCAGTCCTGGCTCACTATTTTCTGGGTTACGTGCAAAGAatttatgaaataaaataacagCTGGCAGAAAGCTAGAGGTTTCAATTCTTTCCATAGCTATGTGTAACAAAAAAGTGTTAAAGAGCTGGTTTTGTTTGTACAGACTGAAATTTTCCTGCTGACTCCTGCAAAATACCAATAGAATTCCTCTGTGGAGACTGGGGTAGAAGTATAAAGGAAAGACAGCTTATATCTTATAATTTGGATTTAAGCAGCACTTTGCAGCAAAAAAAGTACCCACTTCTTTTCCAAGCACAGGACTGAAGGGTTAAAAGCAAAAGAAGGGAACTACTGATACTCTGTGAAAAAGACTCACAATAGAGAAACTATTGGTTGTTATTTTGCATACAATTGAGAAGACCAGCAATGGTATTTTCTTTTCAATGACTACCAATTTTTCACAACACAGCATCAATGCTGGtaagttaatacagtagagtctcacatatccaacataaacgggctggcagaatgttggataagcgaatatgttggataataaggagagattaagaaaaagcctattaaacatcaaaataggttatgattttacaaattaagcaccaaaacatcatgttatgcaacaaacttgacagaaaaagttgttgattacgcattaatgctatgttgtaattactgtatttacgaatttagcaccaaaatatcatgataaattgaaaacattgactacaaaaatgcgttggataatccagaacgttggataagtgagtgttggataagtgagactctactgtatatgcaactcTACCCTACAGCATTAAGTAACTTGAGTGCAATGTcccattgaaggctttcatggccagaatcactggggtgttgtgttgctagaacacggccatacagcccagacaccatacaacaCTTTACTTGGGTGCAGTTAGCTACCTACAACCTCAATTAAGCTAAACTCTATGGACTAGATGAGTATCCACTGAGAATTCCACAAAACACCCTCTACCTTTTCAAACTCCATAATTCTAAAATACTACAGAGCTCATATCCACTCTGTATTTAAAATGTACTGCTTAgataatacatgaaataatataCCTGTGGGATATAGCTGGTTTATGTCCATCTTTCAGACCAGGGATATCTTCATGAAGGTAAGCCAAACCCCTAGCCATAGTTTCAGCGATGTGACAGAGTTCATTCCATGAGACTACATTAGCTTTCAGAAAATCAGTAAGTGACCCCTAAAAAAGGATGATttcaaaaattacattttatttctcAGTACAGTTCTCTCTTTTAAACGAAATTCTACAAAATGTAGCATAACTGagttcaagcaaaagcaaatgaAATGTAAATCTCTGTCTTTAGATATTTTAGGCAGCACAGGCTTCTTTTTATTCACTATATAAAGTGTCAGAGCGACATGCATATTGGTGATGCACATAAAGAGCTTCTCATATTGTTGCAAGTTCGTGTCTATATTCTGAGTGCAGCTATTCTGATAAAAGTATACTTCGGGGGTGTCATTTTCCAGCTGTGATGTGGAAAATTATCCTATTTCAATATGAAATTTTATCAGATTTATTTTGTCAGGAACAATGTTTCAACAAGAATATGTTTATGCAGCTACTACAGAAATCCCCATGAAAGCACACTCATCAGGAGAACATCCAATTTATTATTACGGTCCTGAAGGACAGCTATCCAAGACACCACAGTGTTTCTGTGAACTTTTGAGACCACAGAGGTGGAAAATTCAATAGAAACAAAAATCTCCAATGTGTCAGCTAAAGAATGCAATGTTAAATTAAAGGGTATTGGAATCAAATCATTTAAAAAGCATATTCTATTTTCATTGATAGAAAGGGTTTAACAGAGGTATGAAAACAACATTACTGAAAGTGAAAAATAATCAAGATAAACACCTTTTCATGAAATGCTGTTATCAGCCACAAATCAACATCAATGTTGGTTCCTCGTTTCTCAGCACCAATAAACTGTAGAATATTTTCATGCTTCATTCCAGGCAAACTATATACCTCATATTCATTTTGCCATGATTGTTTGTCCTaaaacaaaaatatgcaaattaatATATTCAAAATACTCCATCTGGATACTACCAACATTCAGCAATATAATTATGGACTCAGAAGGATTATCCGATTTTGAGCTACAGCAAGAAAGATACTGAACTGTGACTGTTCTCCATCATTGGCTTTGCTGCCAAGGACTGACAGGAGATGTAATCCAACAGCATACGGAGAATGATATCAATACTAGACATGCTGAGAACTGAAAGTATCATGCATgacaacatattttatttatactgtAAACCTAAGCAGCCCATTGCTGTTTACTCTAATTGTTTTGTTTCATGTCTGTTTTATATTTTGAACCACTCTGAACATATGTATATTTGAGAATAGTGGAAGAAGAAGGCAACTCTGCTCTGCACATatcttgacaaaaaaaaaaacccccaatgacTGGTTTGCCAACAAAAACAAATTGCTTGCAACCCAAAAGTGTTCAGCATTTCAACATAATTTGTCAGTCTGTTTCATATGAAAAGGAAATTTGAAATCTGCCTCCATGAATGGAGGCAAGGAAATATCAGAAGATTCATGAGGCTAAATACAGTATATTCTCAGAAACAGACATTGTTATTCTGCACTGTACATGAACAATGTCTCACAGTATCAGTGAGGTTAAATCTTTTGAACAGAGACAGCAAAACGAAGgttacaagggtgttaacccttccctatgcaatccaaaagtttttaaaaatatttgttttggctGGAGTGACaattaaaaatgtgcctgttccgaCTTCCAaatttacaaattcagcttaagaacaaacctacagaacctatcctgtCTGTAACTTGCGGACTGCCTGGAATGTGATTCCCTGTCAACCAGATCATATATTAAAGAAGATTTTTAAGAACAAATCAAGGGATGTAGTGGCTTTagctttgaaaacatttttaaggattttaactgtaAATTTTTCATTAATACAATtgatttttaattctattttaatgttcgtatatttttggattttaaattgtattgaaatgttttttaacATAAGCCTCTttaagtctcctttgtggagagaaaaagcaaggtgtaaataacaacaacaagaacaacaacaagaaccatATATAGCCACAATGAAAGAGAGGGAAGATAATTGGGTTACCCTGGGATGGTCCGGGGAGTGCAAAATGTCTTAGGCCAACCATGAGTAGGCTGGCTTGCTAGCTAGCAGAAAAACTAAGGGAATGGGCTGCGTTGACAGAAAGAAAATCAGTCAACACAGAATTTATGAATATTGCCTTCATATTTGTGAAGCAGCGTATTTTGTAGGAAGACaaattgaattaaaatgaatAATTCTGTGTTTTGCAGGTCAGACTCTTCTATGTTTTGCCTTCAACTTCTTAGGAAGGTTATTCATCTTATAACTTTGCAAGCATGATTTCAGCAAGCTGCCCACCTTCTAGCAGCCATTTTACACAAGGGCACTCTCAAAATGTTTTGGTAACAGTTTATCAATGACCCAGAGTGGTGCAATGGCTTGAgttttggactagaactctgcTTGATCATGGTCCAAATTCCCAATTAGCTGCTAAAATAGACTATGTGACACTAAGGAAGTCACAtgctctcaacctcagaggaagagaaTGACAAACCCCctcagaataaatcttgccatggaaacccaatgataGAGTTATTatgagtcaaaaatgacttgaaaagcacacaacaataataactacTACCCTATCAATATATATCTATCAATCATATAAAATACTACTTTCCTTTTGAAATATACTTATTAAATAGAACCATGACTTTCCTGTCCAATGATATTGTTGTTCTCTTTTTAAAACGTGGTACATTTTTAAACTTACAATTTGAAAAAGAATTTAAATACAAATTTTCGTAGTTATATAtttaaattcatgttttaattttaaCTCAAGACAATATGGAACTTGAGGGTGAATAAATACCTGGATGGGGAATATTTTCACAGCCACATATTCATTTAACAACTGAGCTTTCCAGACACAGCCAAATCTCCCCCTGGCTTTGACCTCAAGTAACTGCAGTGGCTTGAGGCCCATCAGAGGTGATGGAGGAGGTGGTCCAGGATCCTAAAACACAGAAAAGAAATGGTTAAAGTCCAT
Encoded here:
- the acvr2a gene encoding activin receptor type-2A isoform X2, coding for MGAATKLVFAVFLISCSSGAILGRSETQECIFYNANWENDRTNRSGIESCYGDKDKRRHCFATWKNISGSIEIVKKGCWLDDINCYDRAECIERKDSPEVFFCCCEGNMCNEHFFYSPEMEVTQPTSNPVPPKQPLFSTLLYSLVPIMGIAVIILFSFWMYRHHKLAYPPVLVPTQDPGPPPPSPLMGLKPLQLLEVKARGRFGCVWKAQLLNEYVAVKIFPIQDKQSWQNEYEVYSLPGMKHENILQFIGAEKRGTNIDVDLWLITAFHEKGSLTDFLKANVVSWNELCHIAETMARGLAYLHEDIPGLKDGHKPAISHRDIKSKNVLLKNNLTACIADFGLALKFEAGKSAGDTHGQVGTRRYMAPEVLEGAINFQRDAFLRIDMYAMGLVLWELASRCTASDGPVDEYMLPFEEEVGQHPSLEDMQEVVVHKKKRPVLRECWQKHAGMAMLCETIEECWDHDAEARLSAGCVEERIIQMQRLTNIITTEDIVTVVTMVTNVDFPPKESSL
- the acvr2a gene encoding activin receptor type-2A isoform X1; the protein is MGAATKLVFAVFLISCSSGAILGRSETQECIFYNANWENDRTNRSGIESCYGDKDKRRHCFATWKNISGSIEIVKKGCWLDDINCYDRAECIERKDSPEVFFCCCEGNMCNEHFFYSPEMEVTQPTSNPVPPKQPLFSTLLYSLVPIMGIAVIILFSFWMYRHHKLAYPPVLVPTQHAFHIMIEDPGPPPPSPLMGLKPLQLLEVKARGRFGCVWKAQLLNEYVAVKIFPIQDKQSWQNEYEVYSLPGMKHENILQFIGAEKRGTNIDVDLWLITAFHEKGSLTDFLKANVVSWNELCHIAETMARGLAYLHEDIPGLKDGHKPAISHRDIKSKNVLLKNNLTACIADFGLALKFEAGKSAGDTHGQVGTRRYMAPEVLEGAINFQRDAFLRIDMYAMGLVLWELASRCTASDGPVDEYMLPFEEEVGQHPSLEDMQEVVVHKKKRPVLRECWQKHAGMAMLCETIEECWDHDAEARLSAGCVEERIIQMQRLTNIITTEDIVTVVTMVTNVDFPPKESSL